The sequence below is a genomic window from Lysobacter capsici.
ACGAAGGCGCGCACGACCAAGTCGTAGTCCTGCCCGGCGTCGGCGCGCGCGAACGCGCACAGGCCCATGCTCTCGGTGCTTTCGGCCAGCGCGCCGATCGCGGCCCAGTCCGGGCTGGCGGCGCGCAGCGCGGCTTCGTCGCGCAGTTCGGCCAGCCACCAGCGGCGGCCGCCGTCCATCAGCGCCGGCGGCAGCGCGCCCAGGGACAGATTGCGCAAAGTGTCGGCCAGGCGCGGATCGCCGGCGCTCGCGGTCTCGACCACCCGCGCGCGCGGCGTGCGCACCGCGATCGTGCGCGACTCGCCTTCGCCGGTCACCGACAGCGGCAGCAACCCGGCGACGCCTTCCTGCACCAGCACGCCGTCGACCGGCGTCGCCAGCCCGGCCTCGAGCACCACGCAGGCGGTGCCGACGCTGGGATGGCCGGCGAACGGCACCTCGCGGCGCGGGCTGAACATGCGGATGCGGTAACTGGCGCCGGCCTGACTCGGCGGAAACACGAAGGTGGTTTCGGGCAGGCGAGTCCAGCGGGCGATGGCCTGCATGGCGGCGTCGTCCAGGCCGTCCGCGTCGAGGACCACGGCCAGCGGATTGCCGGCGCCGGGCCGGTCGGCGAACACGTCCAGTTGCAGATAGCGGCGTTGCGTCATTCGGGTGGGCTTCCAAGAGGCCCGTGCAGGTGGCGGTACAAGGGCGGGACCATGAGTGAGGAAAGAGCAGGGGAGCAGTGAGAAACGTCAGATAGAGCGGAGGAAACGATCAGCCGGGCGAGCCATGGACAGGAACGATTGGGGAGCAGTGAGAAACGTCACATAGAACGGATGAAAACGAGCGACCGGGCAACCCGCCGAAGCGAACCGCCGAAACCACCGGCCCGGCCCCTTCGTTCGGAAACCGGCCGCTTCGACTAGAATCGTCGCCTCATGCCCGGACTCCAACCGCGCGCGATGGCAGGCACGCGATTCTAGGCGCGCAGGACCGGCAAGTGTGCAACCCCGCGGCCCCGCATCGATGCGGCGTGGCGGGCCGATCGACCTGTCCCGGCCGTCGCCGGGGCTTGAAACCCGTAACGACAACCGAGGAAGACGTGGTGGCGCAAGCGACAGGCTGGGTGGTGCTCAAGTTCGGTGGTACTTCGGTATCCCGCCGCAACCGTTGGGACACGATCGGACGCCTGGCCTCCAAACGCCTGAAAGACGACGGCCGGCGCGTGCTGGTGGTGGTCTCGGCGTTGTCGGGCGTGACCAACGAGCTGCAGGCGATCGCGTATGCCGCGCCCGGGCAGGACGACGGCATCGCCGCGCGTTTCGCCGGGCTGGTCGAGCGTCACCGCACGTTCTGTGCCGAACTCGATTTGAATCCCGATGCGGTGCTCGGCGAACGCCTGGCGAAACTGGTTGCGCTGGAAACCGATCCGCGCGCGCCGAGCCGCGCATTGGACTGGCAGGCCGAGGTGCTGGGGCAGGGCGAACTGCTGTCGTCCACCTTGGGCGCGGCCTACCTGCGCTCGCAGGGGCTCGACTTCGGGTGGTGCGATGCGCGCGACTGGCTCGACGCGGTGTCGTTGCCGAACGCGAGCGAGTGGGCGCAGCGCCTGTCGGTGAACTGCCGACACCAGGCCGAACCGGGTTTCGCCGAGCGCTTCGACGCGCAGCCGACCGCGATGCTGATCACCCAGGGCTTCATCGCCCGTCACGGCGACGGCGGCACCGCGATTCTCGGCCGCGGCGGCTCCGACACCTCGGCCGCGTATTTCGGCGCGCTGCTGAAAGCGCAGCGAGTGGAAATCTGGACCGACGTGCCCGGCATGTTCAGTGCCAATCCGCGCGAAGTGCCCGACGCGCGGCTGCTGGCGCGATTGGATTACGCCGAGGCCCAGGAAATCGCCACCACCGGCGCCAAGGTCCTGCACCCGCGTTCGATCGCGCCGTGCCGCGACGCCGGCGTGCCGATGGCGATCCTCGACACCGAGCGTTTCGATCTGCCCGGCACCCGCATCGACGCCAGCGCGGCGACCGTGCCCGGGGTCAAGGCGATCAGCCGCCGCAACGGCATCGTGCTGGTGTCGATGGAAAGCATCGGCATGTGGCAGCAGGTCGGCTTTTTGGCCGACGTGTTCGAGCGGTTCAAGCGCCATGGACTCTCCATCGACTTGATCGGTTCG
It includes:
- a CDS encoding PhzF family phenazine biosynthesis protein, encoding MTQRRYLQLDVFADRPGAGNPLAVVLDADGLDDAAMQAIARWTRLPETTFVFPPSQAGASYRIRMFSPRREVPFAGHPSVGTACVVLEAGLATPVDGVLVQEGVAGLLPLSVTGEGESRTIAVRTPRARVVETASAGDPRLADTLRNLSLGALPPALMDGGRRWWLAELRDEAALRAASPDWAAIGALAESTESMGLCAFARADAGQDYDLVVRAFVGAPAQFEDAASGAANATLAAWLNHNGALPGRDGRYTVSQGREVGFDARLELRVDGDGEVWSGGRVSNVVRGSIDWR